A part of Olleya sp. Bg11-27 genomic DNA contains:
- the uvrA gene encoding excinuclease ABC subunit UvrA, which produces MANFEENIEVKGARAHNLKNIDVTIPREKLVVITGLSGSGKSSLAFDTIYAEGQRRYIETFSAYARQFLGGLERPDVDKIDGLSPVIAIEQKTTSKSPRSTVGTITEIYDFLRLLYARGSDAYSFNTGEKMVSYSDDQIKQLISESYKGKRINILAPVVRSRKGHYRELFEQIAKQGFVKVRTDGEIKDLVKGMKLDRYKNHDIEIVIDRLKIDDDVDNDKRLTESINTAMYHGDDVLMVIDQDTQEARYFSRSLMCPSSGISYPNPEPNNFSFNSPKGACDNCNGIGTLYMVNENKIIPDDSLSIKAGALAPHGPEKKSWIFKQFETIAERYHFKLSDPYKSIPKEAKQIIMFGGNEKFSVESKTLGITRDYKIDFEGVANFIENQYENAESTALKRWAKDYMDKVECPVCEGARLKKESLYFKVNGQNIAELANKDISDLAVWFKDLPKHLTKKQFKIAEEIIKEISARLQFLLDVGLDYLSVNRSSKSLSGGEAQRIRLATQIGSQLVGVLYILDEPSIGLHQRDNEKLINSLVSLRDIGNSVIVVEHDKDMIERADHVIDIGPRAGKHGGEIISQGTPKQLLKESTLTANYLNGKLKIEVPEKRREGNGLFLELKGCTGNNLKNVSVKFPLGKMIGVTGVSGSGKSTLINETLYPILNAYYFNGVKKPMPYKSIKGLEHIDKVIDINQSPIGRTPRSNPATYTKTFDEIRSLFAKIPEAMIRGYKPGRFSFNVKGGRCETCKGGGLRVIEMNFLPDVYVECETCQGKRFNRETLEIRYKGKSISDVLNMTINDGVDFFENIPKIHRKLKTIKDVGLGYITLGQQSTTLSGGEAQRIKLATELSKRDTGNTFYILDEPTTGLHFEDIRVLMIVLNELANKGNTVLIIEHNLDVIKTVDHIIDIGYEGGKGGGKVIVEGTPEHVAKHKKSYTAKFLKKELM; this is translated from the coding sequence ATGGCTAATTTTGAAGAAAACATAGAGGTTAAAGGTGCTAGAGCGCATAACCTTAAAAATATTGATGTCACTATTCCTCGTGAAAAACTAGTCGTTATTACTGGTCTATCAGGTAGTGGTAAATCGTCTTTAGCATTTGACACGATTTATGCTGAAGGACAACGCCGTTATATCGAAACGTTTTCTGCTTATGCCAGACAATTTTTAGGAGGTTTAGAACGTCCAGATGTTGATAAAATTGATGGTTTATCTCCTGTTATTGCTATCGAGCAAAAAACAACGAGTAAATCACCACGATCTACGGTTGGTACGATTACCGAAATTTATGATTTTTTACGTCTGTTATATGCTAGAGGTAGTGATGCCTATAGTTTTAACACTGGCGAAAAAATGGTGAGTTATAGTGACGACCAAATCAAACAATTAATTTCTGAAAGTTATAAAGGCAAACGTATTAATATTTTAGCGCCTGTAGTCCGTTCTAGAAAAGGACACTATCGCGAATTATTTGAGCAAATAGCCAAGCAAGGCTTTGTAAAAGTGCGTACCGATGGAGAGATTAAAGATTTAGTTAAAGGCATGAAACTGGATCGTTATAAAAATCATGATATCGAAATTGTTATTGATCGTTTAAAAATTGACGATGATGTTGATAATGATAAGCGTTTAACCGAAAGTATTAATACAGCCATGTATCATGGTGATGATGTGTTAATGGTTATCGATCAAGATACGCAAGAAGCACGTTATTTTAGTCGTAGTTTAATGTGTCCAAGCTCTGGTATTTCTTACCCAAATCCAGAACCTAACAATTTTTCGTTTAACTCTCCAAAAGGGGCTTGCGACAATTGTAATGGTATTGGAACCTTGTATATGGTTAATGAGAACAAGATTATTCCTGATGATTCTTTATCCATAAAAGCAGGAGCTTTAGCCCCTCATGGTCCTGAAAAAAAGAGTTGGATTTTCAAACAATTTGAAACCATTGCAGAACGTTATCATTTTAAATTAAGTGATCCCTATAAATCTATCCCGAAGGAAGCCAAACAAATTATTATGTTTGGAGGAAATGAAAAATTTTCTGTAGAAAGTAAAACACTCGGTATTACTAGAGATTATAAAATTGACTTTGAAGGTGTTGCTAATTTTATTGAAAATCAATATGAAAATGCAGAATCAACCGCTCTTAAACGTTGGGCAAAAGATTACATGGACAAGGTTGAATGTCCAGTTTGTGAAGGTGCTAGACTAAAAAAAGAATCTTTATATTTTAAAGTTAATGGGCAAAATATTGCTGAATTAGCGAATAAAGACATTAGTGACTTAGCGGTTTGGTTTAAAGACTTACCAAAACATTTAACTAAGAAGCAATTTAAAATTGCGGAAGAAATTATAAAAGAAATTAGTGCTAGACTTCAATTTTTATTAGATGTTGGTTTAGATTATTTATCGGTAAACCGAAGTTCAAAATCCTTATCTGGTGGTGAAGCACAACGTATTAGACTAGCCACACAAATTGGATCACAACTGGTTGGGGTGCTCTATATTTTAGACGAACCCAGTATTGGTTTACACCAACGTGATAACGAAAAGCTAATCAATAGTTTAGTTTCTTTACGTGATATAGGAAACTCAGTTATCGTCGTAGAACATGATAAAGATATGATAGAACGTGCTGATCATGTTATAGATATCGGTCCTAGAGCTGGGAAACATGGTGGTGAAATTATTAGCCAAGGCACGCCTAAACAATTACTAAAAGAAAGTACGTTAACCGCTAATTACCTTAATGGAAAACTAAAAATAGAAGTTCCTGAAAAGCGTCGTGAAGGTAACGGACTCTTTCTAGAGCTAAAAGGCTGTACAGGAAATAACTTAAAAAATGTATCCGTAAAATTTCCGTTAGGAAAAATGATTGGGGTAACAGGTGTTTCTGGTAGTGGTAAATCGACATTAATCAACGAAACCCTCTACCCTATTTTAAATGCGTATTATTTTAACGGTGTTAAAAAACCGATGCCGTACAAAAGCATAAAAGGTTTAGAACATATTGATAAAGTTATTGATATTAACCAATCACCAATTGGTCGTACACCAAGAAGTAATCCTGCGACGTACACCAAAACCTTTGACGAAATCCGTAGCTTATTTGCTAAAATACCAGAAGCTATGATCCGTGGTTACAAACCTGGGCGATTTAGTTTTAATGTTAAGGGGGGGCGTTGCGAAACCTGTAAAGGTGGTGGTTTACGTGTTATTGAAATGAATTTTCTACCTGATGTATATGTCGAGTGTGAAACCTGTCAAGGCAAACGTTTTAATCGCGAAACATTAGAAATTAGATACAAAGGAAAAAGTATTAGTGATGTTTTGAATATGACCATTAATGATGGGGTTGATTTTTTTGAAAATATTCCTAAAATTCATAGAAAGCTAAAAACTATTAAAGATGTTGGTTTAGGTTATATTACCTTGGGACAGCAAAGCACAACACTGTCCGGTGGAGAAGCACAACGTATAAAACTGGCAACAGAATTAAGTAAACGTGACACCGGAAATACGTTTTACATTTTAGACGAACCAACAACAGGACTTCACTTTGAAGACATTAGAGTATTAATGATTGTTTTAAATGAATTAGCTAACAAAGGAAATACCGTTTTAATTATAGAGCATAATCTTGACGTTATTAAAACCGTAGACCATATTATTGATATTGGTTACGAAGGCGGAAAAGGTGGTGGAAAAGTAATCGTAGAAGGCACACCTGAACACGTAGCAAAACATAAAAAAAGTTATACTGCTAAGTTTTTGAAAAAAGAACTTATGTAG
- a CDS encoding acyltransferase family protein, which produces MKRLPNLDVLRFVLTVFVVLFHLPQLTRNQGLPYFLEASVFNRGTEAVYMFFVLSGFLIIKLIYNAKQKGVFSIRKFYVRRILRIFPLYYLIVIFGFLFYWVILPQLGIPFENNYQLSEGILWTTFFLPNVFAKLHMPGGVLEILWSIGIEEQFYIVIAPVLFLISKNKIVQFLIVFTSLYFVMFHLEFFSVLSEFSMVFFFLFFGGIIAILEEKKKLEFLKQSKLIPITIVFLTLLYFTTSILHFESRVLFDLLTMVLFGLFIHTIAHNNFGVEIKNKALNYLGKISYGLYMYHVIALNAVVFLFLKLQKADLFNDRLTMILMYIMTFALTITIAHLSYKYFESYFLKLKNKFRE; this is translated from the coding sequence TTGAAGCGATTACCCAATTTAGATGTTTTACGTTTTGTGCTTACAGTTTTTGTTGTACTTTTTCATTTGCCACAATTAACTCGAAATCAAGGACTTCCTTATTTTTTAGAAGCCTCGGTTTTTAATCGCGGTACAGAAGCAGTTTATATGTTTTTTGTATTAAGTGGTTTTTTAATTATCAAATTAATTTATAACGCTAAACAAAAAGGCGTTTTTTCGATTCGGAAATTTTATGTTAGACGAATTTTAAGAATTTTCCCTTTATATTATTTGATTGTCATTTTTGGATTTTTATTTTATTGGGTAATTTTACCCCAACTAGGCATCCCTTTTGAAAATAATTACCAATTATCCGAAGGTATTTTATGGACTACTTTTTTCTTACCCAATGTATTTGCAAAATTACATATGCCAGGAGGTGTTTTAGAAATATTGTGGTCTATTGGTATTGAAGAGCAGTTTTATATTGTTATCGCGCCAGTATTGTTTTTGATTAGTAAAAATAAAATAGTACAATTTTTGATTGTTTTTACAAGCTTGTATTTTGTCATGTTTCATTTAGAATTTTTTAGTGTCTTAAGTGAGTTTAGTATGGTCTTTTTCTTTCTGTTTTTTGGAGGAATTATTGCTATTCTTGAAGAAAAAAAGAAATTAGAGTTTTTGAAACAATCGAAGTTAATCCCTATAACGATTGTCTTTTTAACTTTGTTATACTTTACAACGTCTATATTGCATTTTGAATCTAGAGTGTTATTTGATCTACTAACAATGGTACTGTTTGGTCTATTTATACACACCATTGCACACAATAATTTTGGAGTCGAAATTAAAAATAAAGCACTTAATTATTTAGGGAAAATATCTTACGGATTATATATGTATCATGTTATCGCATTAAACGCTGTAGTTTTCTTATTTTTGAAACTACAAAAGGCGGACTTATTTAATGATAGATTAACTATGATCTTGATGTATATAATGACCTTTGCATTAACTATTACAATAGCACATTTGTCTTATAAATATTTCGAAAGCTATTTTTTAAAACTTAAAAATAAATTTAGAGAATGA
- a CDS encoding aminotransferase class V-fold PLP-dependent enzyme has protein sequence MYVTKAERTEKSKLEAYFSQFRKHIVGIDQEFESPYGTKKMVYTDWTASGRLYRPIEDKLLNQFGPFVANTHTETTVSGTAMTNAYHKARQIIKGHVNTNADDVLIVAGNGMTSVVNKFQRILGLKVPENIKKFTTIPEEVKPVVFVTHMEHHSNHTSWLETIAKVEVIPAGEDGLFSLENLELLLEQYKDCTLKIASVIGGSNVTGIETPYHKIAKLMHQNGGVCFVDFACSAPYVTINMHPEDEEEALDAIFFSPHKFLGGPGTSGVLVFNKKLYKNMIPDCPGGGTVSWTNPWGEHKYIDNIEDREDGGTPGFLQTIKTALAIKLKEQMGVKNILDREHELLHQIFSNLDGVENIKILAGDQKERLGVISFYIDNLHFNLGVKLLNDKFGIQTRGGCSCAGTYGHYLLHVDQAQSTSLVNQISLGDLIRKPGWMRMSIHPTTTCNEMDYVCESLIALAENHEEWAKDYEYNKANNEFIHKSFVPKNDIRVSDWFEL, from the coding sequence ATGTACGTTACAAAAGCAGAAAGAACCGAAAAATCTAAATTAGAAGCTTATTTTTCTCAATTTAGAAAACATATTGTGGGTATAGATCAAGAGTTTGAATCGCCTTACGGTACAAAAAAAATGGTGTATACGGATTGGACTGCTTCGGGACGTTTATACAGACCAATAGAGGATAAGTTGCTCAATCAATTTGGACCATTTGTCGCTAATACACATACCGAAACAACAGTTTCTGGTACCGCAATGACTAATGCGTATCATAAAGCGAGACAAATTATAAAGGGACATGTTAATACCAATGCAGACGATGTTTTAATTGTAGCAGGAAATGGTATGACAAGTGTTGTCAATAAATTTCAACGTATTTTAGGATTAAAAGTGCCTGAGAATATTAAAAAATTTACAACGATTCCAGAAGAGGTAAAACCGGTTGTTTTTGTAACGCATATGGAGCATCATTCTAATCACACCTCTTGGTTAGAAACCATCGCTAAAGTAGAAGTGATTCCTGCAGGAGAAGATGGTTTATTTAGTTTAGAGAATTTAGAATTGCTTTTGGAGCAATATAAAGACTGCACCTTAAAAATAGCATCAGTCATTGGTGGAAGTAATGTGACGGGTATTGAAACGCCATACCATAAAATTGCTAAGTTAATGCATCAAAATGGAGGGGTTTGCTTTGTGGATTTTGCTTGCTCAGCCCCCTATGTTACTATTAATATGCACCCAGAAGATGAAGAAGAAGCATTGGATGCTATTTTCTTTTCGCCACACAAGTTTTTAGGAGGCCCAGGGACTTCTGGAGTGTTAGTGTTTAATAAAAAGTTATACAAAAATATGATTCCTGATTGTCCAGGAGGAGGTACCGTAAGTTGGACTAATCCTTGGGGAGAGCATAAATATATTGACAATATTGAAGACCGAGAAGATGGTGGGACACCAGGTTTTTTACAAACCATAAAAACAGCTTTAGCTATTAAGCTTAAAGAGCAAATGGGGGTGAAAAATATCTTGGATAGAGAGCATGAATTATTGCATCAGATATTTTCTAATTTAGACGGTGTTGAGAATATTAAAATATTAGCAGGCGATCAAAAAGAGCGTTTAGGTGTGATTTCATTTTATATAGACAATTTACATTTTAATTTAGGTGTAAAATTACTGAATGATAAATTCGGAATTCAAACTCGTGGTGGTTGTAGTTGTGCAGGGACCTATGGTCATTATTTACTGCATGTCGATCAAGCACAATCTACTAGTTTGGTTAATCAGATTTCGTTAGGCGATTTAATACGTAAGCCAGGTTGGATGCGTATGTCTATTCATCCAACGACAACTTGTAATGAGATGGATTATGTGTGTGAAAGCTTAATTGCTTTAGCTGAAAATCATGAAGAGTGGGCTAAAGATTATGAATATAATAAGGCTAATAATGAGTTTATACATAAAAGCTTTGTGCCTAAAAACGATATTAGAGTAAGCGATTGGTTTGAGTTATAA
- the ggt gene encoding gamma-glutamyltransferase yields the protein MKKLLLVTFILSVFFSCKTEKTRGLIADKAIVVSAREEASNIGTAILKQGGNVFDAMIATDLALAVCYPYAGNIGGGGFMVYRLEDGRVGALDYREKASKSATKNMYLDSLGHVIPDLSTKGALAVGIPGTIAGLFEVHDKFGTLPIETIMQPVIDLAKRGFVVTKKDQAVLDEKRQVFLEVNKTPMLFSQTWKANDTIKQPNLAKTLEAIMRNGRDEFYKGETAKKLAAFIQENGGIISTEDLASYEAKWRTPVTFEYDNLNIISMSPPSSGGICLAQIMLQIEDYELDEFGHNTLKTIQVITEAERRAYADRSFYLGDPDFVTIPQDHLISANYLNGRMADFSFDKATPSTEVSHGKVDIIESNETTHYSIVDQFGNAIAVTTTLNSGYGSKLYSPELGFFFNNEMDDFSSKPGIPNVYGLIGAEANAIVPEKRMLSSMTPTIVEKDDKLFMTLGTPGGSTIITSVMQTILNVHEFEMTMQEAVNAPRFHHQWLPDTIRMEPDSFSAELIAQLQAKGYSINQENADVIGKVDGILVLENGQLEGGADRRGDDTAIGF from the coding sequence ATGAAAAAACTACTTTTAGTCACGTTTATTCTTAGTGTTTTTTTTAGTTGTAAAACAGAAAAAACACGTGGTTTAATTGCCGATAAAGCTATTGTTGTTTCTGCTCGAGAAGAAGCCTCTAACATTGGAACCGCTATTTTAAAACAAGGTGGAAATGTATTTGACGCTATGATTGCAACAGATTTAGCTTTAGCCGTTTGCTACCCTTATGCGGGTAATATTGGAGGTGGTGGCTTTATGGTTTATCGTTTAGAAGATGGTCGTGTTGGGGCTTTAGATTATCGCGAAAAAGCCTCAAAATCTGCCACAAAAAACATGTATTTAGACAGTTTAGGTCATGTTATTCCTGACTTAAGTACAAAAGGCGCATTAGCAGTTGGGATACCTGGTACAATTGCAGGTCTATTTGAAGTACATGACAAATTTGGGACCTTACCTATAGAAACAATCATGCAGCCTGTTATAGATTTAGCAAAACGTGGTTTTGTCGTTACCAAAAAAGACCAAGCTGTTTTAGATGAGAAACGTCAGGTCTTTTTAGAAGTAAACAAAACCCCTATGCTTTTTAGTCAAACATGGAAGGCTAACGACACCATCAAACAACCCAACTTAGCAAAAACATTAGAAGCCATTATGCGTAATGGTAGGGATGAATTTTATAAAGGTGAAACTGCAAAAAAACTAGCAGCTTTTATTCAAGAGAATGGCGGTATTATAAGCACTGAGGATTTAGCGAGTTACGAAGCTAAATGGAGAACACCTGTTACTTTTGAATACGATAATTTAAATATCATATCTATGTCACCGCCTTCTAGTGGTGGGATTTGTTTAGCACAAATCATGTTACAAATTGAAGATTATGAGTTAGACGAATTTGGACATAATACACTCAAAACTATTCAAGTCATTACTGAAGCAGAACGTCGTGCGTATGCGGACCGAAGCTTTTATTTAGGGGACCCTGATTTTGTAACCATCCCACAAGACCATTTAATTAGTGCTAATTATTTAAATGGTAGAATGGCTGATTTTAGTTTTGATAAAGCGACACCATCCACTGAAGTGTCACATGGAAAAGTAGATATTATTGAAAGTAATGAAACAACACACTACTCCATTGTCGATCAATTTGGAAACGCAATTGCGGTAACAACAACTTTAAACTCTGGGTATGGTTCTAAATTATACAGTCCAGAATTAGGCTTCTTTTTTAACAACGAAATGGATGATTTTTCTAGTAAGCCCGGCATCCCAAACGTTTATGGGCTAATAGGTGCAGAAGCAAATGCGATAGTCCCAGAAAAGCGCATGCTAAGCTCAATGACACCAACTATTGTAGAAAAAGACGATAAACTATTTATGACTTTAGGAACGCCTGGAGGCTCTACTATTATTACCTCCGTTATGCAGACTATTTTAAATGTACACGAATTTGAAATGACTATGCAAGAGGCTGTTAATGCGCCACGATTCCACCACCAATGGTTGCCCGATACTATCAGAATGGAACCGGACTCATTTTCGGCAGAATTAATAGCACAACTACAAGCAAAAGGTTATTCTATAAATCAAGAGAATGCAGATGTTATTGGTAAAGTTGATGGTATTTTAGTTTTAGAAAATGGACAGCTAGAAGGCGGTGCGGATAGACGTGGAGATGATACCGCTATTGGTTTTTAA
- the glmM gene encoding phosphoglucosamine mutase, whose product MTLIKSISGIRGTIGGTVGENLTPIDAVKFASAYGTWLKQQRNKTDYKVVVGRDARLSGDMIQNLVMNTLVGLGIHVVDLGLSTTPTVEIAVPMEHADGGIILTASHNPKQWNALKLLNAKGEFLDGAEGQKILEIAESDAMTFAEVDDLGQITKNDAYIDIHIDEVLDLEYVNQKAIEDANFKVVVDGVNSTGGIAIPLLLERLGVEAVKLYCDPTGHFPHNPEPLKEHLGDLSNEVKKHRADFGIVVDPDVDRLAFMDENGDMFGEEYTLVACADWILSQNPGNTVSNMSSTRALRDITEKHGGTYEASAVGEVNVVALMKKNNAVIGGEGNGGIIYPESHYGRDALVGVALFLSLLAERKLSVSELRKTYTSYFMSKKKIQLTPTLDVDAILKAMEEKYSNENLTTIDGVKIDFAESWAHLRKSNTEPIIRIYTEAKRQSEADSLADKIISEIKQIANI is encoded by the coding sequence ATGACACTTATAAAATCTATATCAGGAATAAGAGGAACCATTGGAGGAACCGTTGGAGAAAATTTAACACCAATTGATGCTGTAAAGTTTGCATCAGCTTATGGGACTTGGTTGAAGCAGCAGCGCAACAAAACGGACTATAAAGTTGTTGTTGGTCGTGATGCGCGATTGTCTGGGGATATGATTCAAAATTTAGTAATGAATACGTTAGTAGGATTAGGAATTCACGTTGTGGATTTAGGGTTGTCTACAACACCTACAGTGGAGATTGCTGTACCTATGGAGCATGCGGATGGTGGAATTATATTAACTGCTAGTCATAATCCAAAACAATGGAATGCTTTAAAATTGTTGAACGCGAAAGGTGAGTTTTTAGATGGCGCAGAAGGACAGAAAATTTTAGAGATAGCCGAATCTGATGCGATGACCTTTGCAGAGGTTGATGACTTAGGGCAAATTACTAAAAATGACGCCTATATTGATATACATATTGATGAGGTTTTAGATTTGGAATATGTAAATCAAAAAGCCATTGAAGATGCTAATTTTAAAGTCGTTGTTGATGGTGTAAATAGTACAGGAGGGATTGCAATTCCGTTATTATTAGAGCGTTTAGGCGTCGAAGCTGTTAAGTTATATTGTGATCCAACAGGTCATTTTCCGCACAATCCAGAGCCGTTAAAAGAGCATTTAGGCGATTTGTCTAACGAAGTAAAGAAGCACAGAGCTGATTTTGGTATTGTTGTAGATCCGGATGTCGATAGATTAGCTTTTATGGATGAAAATGGAGACATGTTTGGAGAAGAGTATACGCTTGTCGCTTGTGCTGATTGGATATTGAGCCAAAACCCAGGGAATACAGTTAGTAATATGAGTTCGACTAGAGCCTTACGTGATATTACAGAAAAGCATGGTGGTACGTATGAAGCCTCTGCGGTAGGTGAAGTCAATGTCGTTGCTTTAATGAAAAAAAACAACGCGGTTATTGGAGGAGAAGGTAATGGTGGTATTATTTATCCAGAGTCACACTACGGTCGTGATGCGCTGGTTGGTGTTGCCTTATTTTTAAGCTTATTAGCTGAAAGAAAATTAAGCGTTAGCGAATTACGTAAAACGTACACGAGTTACTTTATGAGTAAAAAGAAAATCCAATTAACACCAACGTTAGACGTCGATGCTATTTTAAAGGCAATGGAAGAAAAATATAGCAACGAAAACTTAACGACAATTGATGGTGTTAAAATAGATTTTGCTGAAAGCTGGGCACATTTACGTAAGAGTAATACAGAACCAATTATTAGAATTTATACGGAAGCAAAGCGTCAATCTGAAGCCGATAGTCTAGCCGATAAAATTATTTCAGAAATCAAGCAAATCGCTAATATTTAG
- a CDS encoding ACP phosphodiesterase, with protein MNFLAHIYLSGNNKKITIGNFIADGIRGNKYDHFEDEIQTGILLHLQIDTFTDAHPTVRKSTKRLHENYGHYSGIIVDILYDHYLAKNWSKYSDEPLADYIDHFYETLEDNFEILPQRIQKMMPHMLADNWLLSYASIEGIAKVLEGMNTRTKNRSKMNLAVNELQEFYNEFEAEFTSFFDDLITFSNETLTNLQSK; from the coding sequence ATGAATTTTTTAGCACACATATATCTTTCCGGAAATAACAAAAAAATAACTATTGGCAACTTTATTGCTGACGGTATTAGAGGTAATAAATACGACCATTTTGAGGACGAAATCCAAACAGGAATCCTATTACATTTACAAATTGACACCTTTACGGACGCACACCCAACAGTACGAAAAAGCACGAAACGCTTACACGAAAACTATGGGCATTATTCGGGTATTATTGTAGACATTTTATACGATCATTATTTAGCAAAAAACTGGTCTAAATATTCTGACGAACCCTTGGCAGACTATATCGATCATTTTTACGAAACGCTTGAGGATAATTTTGAAATTTTACCGCAACGTATTCAAAAAATGATGCCGCATATGTTAGCCGATAACTGGTTATTAAGTTATGCGTCTATTGAAGGGATAGCTAAGGTCTTAGAAGGCATGAATACTAGGACTAAAAATCGATCTAAAATGAATCTGGCCGTTAACGAGTTACAAGAATTTTATAATGAATTTGAAGCTGAATTCACTAGCTTTTTTGATGATTTAATTACTTTTTCAAACGAAACATTAACAAATTTACAATCTAAATAA